A region of Plantactinospora sp. BC1 DNA encodes the following proteins:
- the ureG gene encoding urease accessory protein UreG, giving the protein MPHRHDDDVVPHRHPDPDVDPHPPLGRSTRSGAVRVGIGGPVGSGKTALVAALCRTLADELRLAVVTNDIYTTEDADFLLRNGVLPAERIRAVETGCCPHTAIRDDISANLDAVEELEVLLGPLDLILVESGGDNLTATFSRGLVDRQIFVVDVAGGDKVPRKGGPGVTGADLLVVNKTDLAPLVGADLSVMARDASARRGPLPTVFLSLVEDPAATPVADWIRTLLPAPAVPVDDRPGHPG; this is encoded by the coding sequence ATGCCGCACCGGCACGACGATGATGTGGTTCCGCACCGGCACCCGGACCCGGACGTCGACCCCCATCCCCCACTGGGGCGGTCGACGCGGAGCGGAGCGGTCCGGGTCGGCATCGGCGGCCCGGTCGGCTCGGGCAAGACGGCCCTGGTCGCGGCGCTCTGCCGCACCCTCGCCGACGAACTGCGGCTGGCCGTGGTCACCAACGACATCTACACCACCGAGGATGCCGACTTCCTGCTCCGCAACGGCGTACTGCCGGCCGAGCGGATCCGGGCGGTGGAGACCGGCTGCTGCCCGCACACCGCGATCCGGGACGACATCTCGGCCAACCTCGACGCGGTGGAGGAACTGGAGGTACTGCTCGGGCCGCTGGACCTGATCCTGGTGGAGAGCGGTGGGGACAACCTCACCGCCACCTTCAGCCGGGGGCTGGTGGACCGGCAGATCTTCGTGGTCGACGTGGCCGGCGGGGACAAGGTGCCCCGCAAGGGCGGCCCGGGGGTGACCGGCGCGGACCTGCTGGTGGTGAACAAGACCGACCTCGCCCCGCTGGTCGGCGCCGACCTGTCGGTGATGGCCCGGGACGCGTCCGCCCGGCGCGGCCCGCTGCCGACCGTCTTCCTCTCCCTGGTGGAGGATCCGGCCGCCACCCCCGTCGCCGACTGGATCCGCACCCTGCTGCCGGCACCGGCGGTGCCGGTGGACGACCGCCCGGGACACCCGGGCTGA
- a CDS encoding urease accessory protein UreD: MRALARIVAEADPPRGTRLTVLRGEPPLLPRRTGPVGPADPDREVELHLVGGAAGPLGGDRLRIEIEVGPGARLCVRSVAASLALPARDGAESRLAVRARVAAGGRLRWLPEPLIGAAGCAHRTDSRVELAEGAALYWREELVCGRHAEPVGDVRLEMTARYGGRTLLRNDLAVGPGAAGWSGPAVLGGGRAVGSVLLVDPAWTETPPPRPAPDDRLVPPGPGAPTRVGPSGAVPSGVAAAVLPLAGGPAVLVSAVGADARAVRARLDRALDWPAGAVEAGGRAAYRHVPGHAVT; this comes from the coding sequence ATGCGGGCACTGGCCCGGATCGTCGCCGAGGCCGACCCGCCGCGCGGAACCCGGCTGACCGTGCTGCGCGGCGAACCGCCACTGCTGCCGCGCCGGACCGGACCGGTCGGCCCGGCGGACCCGGACCGCGAGGTCGAACTGCACCTCGTCGGCGGGGCGGCCGGACCGCTCGGCGGCGACCGGCTGCGGATCGAGATCGAGGTCGGGCCGGGGGCGCGACTCTGCGTACGGAGTGTCGCCGCCTCGCTGGCGCTGCCGGCGCGGGACGGTGCCGAGTCCCGGCTCGCCGTACGGGCCCGGGTGGCGGCCGGTGGACGACTGCGCTGGCTGCCCGAACCGCTGATCGGGGCGGCCGGCTGTGCGCACCGGACCGACTCCCGGGTCGAACTCGCCGAGGGTGCGGCGCTGTACTGGCGGGAGGAACTGGTCTGCGGCCGGCACGCCGAGCCGGTCGGCGACGTACGGCTGGAGATGACGGCGCGGTACGGCGGCCGTACGCTGCTCCGCAACGATCTCGCGGTCGGACCCGGCGCGGCCGGCTGGTCGGGCCCGGCGGTGCTCGGCGGCGGCCGGGCGGTCGGCTCGGTGCTGCTGGTCGACCCGGCCTGGACCGAAACTCCGCCACCCCGGCCGGCCCCCGACGACCGGCTGGTGCCACCCGGTCCCGGCGCACCGACCCGGGTCGGGCCGTCCGGGGCGGTGCCGTCGGGGGTGGCGGCGGCGGTGCTGCCGCTGGCCGGCGGCCCGGCCGTGCTGGTCAGTGCGGTCGGCGCGGACGCGCGGGCGGTCCGGGCCCGACTCGACCGGGCGCTCGACTGGCCAGCCGGCGCGGTCGAAGCGGGCGGCAGAGCGGCATATCGACACGTACCCGGGCATGCTGTCACGTAG
- a CDS encoding DUF998 domain-containing protein, with amino-acid sequence MPAVPWWAVFSAAALPVLLVIGWTVAAVRQPPGYDPWGDTVSSLSSYGMLDRQILIGCLAGLGVAHLVTAIGLRPVRTAARLVYGLGGVATVLVAAVPKTDAQTPRAHGVSAVVAFVALAAWPVVAALPLLRPARTRRRQLGPRHDRPGEPGHPPADRTATWAADRTADRPWVLRPAVGTAVSLVMLGLGLWLALQLPDGGWAGLAERLTAGTEALWPLIVVLTLFRRTRRRPATARRSA; translated from the coding sequence ATGCCTGCGGTGCCCTGGTGGGCGGTTTTCTCGGCGGCGGCCCTGCCGGTGCTGCTGGTGATCGGATGGACCGTCGCGGCCGTACGGCAACCGCCCGGCTACGACCCCTGGGGTGACACGGTCAGTTCACTCTCCTCCTACGGGATGCTGGACCGGCAGATCCTGATCGGCTGCCTGGCCGGGCTCGGGGTGGCCCACCTGGTCACCGCGATCGGCCTGCGCCCGGTCCGCACCGCCGCCCGGCTGGTGTACGGCCTCGGCGGGGTGGCCACGGTCCTGGTGGCGGCGGTGCCGAAGACCGACGCCCAGACTCCCCGGGCGCACGGCGTCTCCGCGGTGGTCGCCTTCGTGGCCCTGGCCGCCTGGCCGGTGGTGGCCGCCCTGCCGCTACTGCGCCCCGCTCGGACCCGGCGCCGGCAGCTCGGGCCCCGACACGACCGGCCGGGCGAGCCCGGTCACCCCCCGGCGGACCGGACGGCAACCTGGGCGGCGGACCGGACGGCGGACCGGCCATGGGTACTGCGTCCGGCGGTCGGCACCGCCGTCTCGCTGGTGATGCTCGGCCTCGGCCTGTGGCTGGCGCTGCAACTGCCCGACGGCGGTTGGGCGGGGCTGGCCGAACGGCTGACCGCCGGCACGGAGGCGCTCTGGCCGCTGATCGTGGTGCTGACCCTGTTCCGTCGGACCCGTCGGCGACCGGCGACGGCACGCCGATCGGCGTGA
- a CDS encoding S1 family peptidase gives MRPTRSSIRLVAIASAAGSLVAGMLIGVPAQAAPVASPEAATALSERLGARSAGTYLGADGKMVVTVTDEAAARQVRASGATAKVVTRGAAELAQVTAELDRSARIPGTAWYVDPVSNQVAVDVDSTVTGAKLAKIKSVTARFGGAVRIQSIPGTLSTTISGGQAIYTSGSRCSLGFNVRSGSTYYFLTAGHCTNAGANWSSSSGGSVIGTRAGSSFPGNDYGIVRYNSTAQQPGDVWLYSGSRDITGAANPTVNQSVQRSGSTTGLRSGRVTALNATVTYQGSGTVSGLIRTTVCAQPGDSGGPLFAGNTALGLTSGGSGNCSTGGTTYFQPVVEALNAYGVQVY, from the coding sequence ATGCGACCCACAAGGTCATCGATCCGCCTTGTCGCGATCGCGTCCGCGGCGGGCTCACTCGTCGCCGGCATGCTGATCGGCGTACCGGCGCAGGCTGCCCCGGTCGCCAGCCCGGAGGCCGCGACGGCGCTCTCCGAGCGGCTCGGCGCCCGGTCCGCCGGCACCTACCTCGGCGCCGACGGCAAGATGGTCGTCACCGTGACCGACGAGGCGGCGGCCCGCCAGGTCCGGGCCTCCGGGGCGACCGCCAAGGTCGTCACCCGCGGTGCGGCCGAACTGGCCCAGGTCACCGCCGAGTTGGACAGGTCGGCCCGGATCCCGGGCACCGCGTGGTACGTCGACCCGGTCAGCAACCAGGTTGCGGTCGACGTGGACAGCACGGTCACCGGTGCCAAGCTCGCCAAGATCAAGTCGGTCACGGCGCGCTTCGGCGGTGCCGTCCGGATCCAGTCGATCCCCGGCACGCTGAGCACCACCATCTCCGGCGGCCAGGCGATCTACACCAGCGGCAGCCGGTGCTCGCTCGGCTTCAACGTCCGCAGCGGCAGCACCTACTACTTCCTCACCGCCGGCCACTGCACCAACGCCGGGGCGAACTGGTCGAGCAGCTCCGGCGGCTCCGTGATCGGCACCCGGGCCGGCAGCAGCTTCCCCGGCAACGACTACGGGATCGTGCGGTACAACAGCACCGCGCAGCAGCCGGGTGACGTCTGGCTGTACAGCGGCAGCCGGGACATCACCGGTGCGGCCAACCCGACCGTCAACCAGTCGGTGCAGCGCAGCGGCAGCACCACCGGGCTGCGCAGCGGCCGGGTGACCGCGCTCAACGCGACCGTCACCTACCAGGGCAGCGGCACCGTCTCCGGCCTGATCCGGACCACCGTCTGCGCCCAGCCGGGCGACAGCGGCGGCCCGCTCTTCGCCGGCAACACGGCGCTCGGCCTGACCTCGGGCGGCAGCGGCAACTGCAGCACCGGCGGCACGACGTACTTCCAGCCGGTCGTCGAGGCGCTCAACGCGTACGGCGTACAGGTCTACTGA
- a CDS encoding GDSL-type esterase/lipase family protein has translation MSAPRRTATLLATLLATVVLVGSVGLVAGPAQADPGPPPASMASLGDSITRGFNACGWYVDCPSRSFSTGDDSGVNSHYLRIRAVNPAIAGRNHNDGRSGAKSADMAGQADTAVSQGVGYVTMLIGANDACTSSESGMTPVGTFRSNIDAALGRLRSGLPNARVFVISVPDIQRLWSVGRGSAAARTAWSLFGICQSMLASPTSNAQADVDRRNRVRQRVVDYNGQLAAACAAYGSNCVFDGNAVFNYPFTLGQLSGWDYFHPNASGQRVLAEISYGAGFRW, from the coding sequence ATGTCCGCTCCCCGCCGTACCGCCACCCTCCTCGCCACCCTCCTCGCCACCGTCGTGCTCGTCGGCTCGGTCGGGCTCGTCGCCGGCCCGGCGCAGGCCGACCCCGGCCCACCGCCCGCCTCGATGGCCAGCCTGGGTGACTCGATCACCCGGGGATTCAACGCCTGCGGGTGGTACGTCGACTGCCCGTCCCGCTCCTTCAGCACCGGTGACGACTCCGGGGTGAACAGCCACTACCTGCGGATTCGGGCGGTGAACCCGGCGATCGCCGGCCGCAACCACAACGACGGACGCTCCGGCGCCAAGTCCGCGGACATGGCCGGCCAGGCCGACACCGCCGTCTCGCAGGGCGTCGGCTACGTGACGATGCTGATCGGCGCGAACGACGCCTGCACCAGCTCCGAGTCGGGCATGACCCCGGTGGGCACCTTCCGGAGCAACATCGACGCCGCACTCGGCCGGCTGCGGTCCGGACTGCCGAACGCCCGGGTGTTCGTGATCAGCGTGCCCGACATCCAGCGACTCTGGTCGGTCGGCCGGGGCAGCGCCGCCGCCCGTACGGCGTGGTCGCTCTTCGGCATCTGCCAGTCGATGCTGGCCAGCCCGACCTCCAACGCCCAGGCCGACGTGGACCGGCGCAACCGGGTACGCCAGCGGGTGGTCGACTACAACGGCCAGCTCGCCGCGGCCTGCGCCGCGTACGGGTCGAACTGCGTCTTCGACGGCAACGCGGTGTTCAACTATCCGTTCACGCTCGGCCAGTTGTCCGGCTGGGACTACTTCCACCCGAACGCGTCCGGGCAGCGGGTGCTGGCCGAGATCTCGTACGGCGCCGGGTTCCGCTGGTAG